One part of the Aspergillus luchuensis IFO 4308 DNA, chromosome 5, nearly complete sequence genome encodes these proteins:
- a CDS encoding cytochrome c oxidase assembly factor 1 family protein (BUSCO:EOG09265LIB;~COG:S;~EggNog:ENOG410PNZD;~InterPro:IPR014807,IPR042432;~PFAM:PF08695;~TransMembrane:1 (i62-79o);~go_process: GO:0033617 - mitochondrial cytochrome c oxidase assembly [Evidence IEA]), which translates to MLLRLAERRIGASRLCVNHRKMLPPRRNLIPAPQANSGPLMERRADRALPNVQNERRWIRTLPIFAVVVGAAMLGIFNYQKSSSSVVNSTLYALRTSPQAREILGDEIYFAQKIPWISGELNQLHGRIDISFWVKGTKAQGKMRFRSIRPDRTSFFRTEVWSLETEDGTVVQLLDKDTDPFNQTN; encoded by the exons ATGCTCCTACGACTCGCAGAGAGGCGTATCGGCGCTTCTCGACTATGCGTAAATCATCGCAAAATGCTCCCTCCCCGGCGCAACTTGATCCCCGCACCACAGGCGAACTCGGGCCCTCTTATGGAAAGACGGGCGGACAGAGCTCTACCCAATGTTCAAAATGAGAGGCGATGGATACGAACCTTGCCTATCTTTGCTGTTGTCGTGGGGGCCGCTATGCTGGGTATCTTTAACTATCAGAAATCTTCCTCCAGTGTGGTTAACAGTACGCTGTATGCGCTGAGGACTTCCCCGCAGGCGAGGGAGATTCTGGGTGATGAGATCTACTTTGCTCAGAAGATCCCGTGGATTAGTGGAGAGTTGAACCAGCTTCATGGTCGCATTGATATCTCGTTCTGGGTTAAGGGTACTAAGGCTCAGGGTAAAATGCGGTTCCGCAGTATTAGACCTGACCGGACTAGCTTT TTCCGCACGGAAGTATGGAGTTTGGAAACCGAGGACGGCACGGTTGTCCAGCTGCTTGACAAGGATACCGACCCATTCAACCAGACCAATTGA
- a CDS encoding putative JmjC domain protein (COG:S;~EggNog:ENOG410PJN0;~InterPro:IPR018866,IPR003347;~PFAM:PF10497,PF02373) translates to MPAQRPRAAFEPLSPDLDLTALVNSTPNFEEVARIHCDMIDENGLEIFEKLVLLHVVRGGKPLVVEGFNHRLNNSIFSEKWLRTHYSSKTECARNLTTKTDLPLTIGHYLKNLPLLANQWTSYNYKDPDRQRIYLKDIDCPHQWREQLKKIIPPGLFYLNQFQESFDGPGAKRSTSSNKNKKSTGSNNPIARPGDLMSCLPPSMRAENLMCYIGHEGTYTPAHQEMCASLGQNIMVEASDGSTEYGKETKPGSSIWFMTESKDRRVVSEYWMSTLGHDIDIEDHFAQINAWKAAPFKTYVVEQRPGDFILVPPLAAHQVWNRGTRTMKVAWNRTTPETLEKALTEALPHARMVCRDEQYKNKAIVFYSLEHYSAILRKADTVDSGDSTVKQIIKDFEHLFGLFTDIILSESFSDQLPEEDVEYVAFDSNITCSYCRGNIFNRFLTCPSCVGPTNTDEEDTYDICMECYAMGRSCACIAKLKWVEQFPWDELQAKYETWRLQILDINSQSRDTFVSLPAQRSRLEKRTLAEVCQLELRRRPWVDISKPTVQSERLEELESDSERLNSARKRRKTRRVDTFQQTGNCHICRYAEPRWKLASCSSCRTNYCYGSLFRAFNIKPQETMEAFEWKCPKCRKICSCAACRRDPTMTPFEPTCTLLGHDTRKIADPRSVESLVDFRQSNLRWLKKAGDDEVKRLKKHQKEADDKRNQSMVEHSIQLEEVPPVTEYAPDYGDIPVDPALERLDSSFISAPDHSGP, encoded by the exons ATGCCCGCCCAGCGACCCCGAGCGGCTTTTGAGCCACTTTCTCCAGACTTGGACCTCACAGCACTCGTGAACTCGACACCAAACTTCGAGGAAGTTGCCAGGATTCACTGCGATATGATTGATGAGAATGGGCTGGAGATATTCGAGAAGCTTGTGTTGCTCCATGTGGTTCGGGGTGGAAAGCCTTTGGTAGTCGAGGGCTTCAACCACCGGCTCAATAACTCGATCTTCTCGGAGAAATGGCTAAGAACTCACTATTCATCGAAAA CGGAATGTGCTCGGAATTTGACCACAAAAACTGATTTACCTCTTACTATTGGACATTACCTGAAAAACTTGCCCCTTCTAGCAAATCAGTGGACATCTTATAACTACAAAGATCCTGACCGCCAGAGGATCTACCTCAAGGACATTGACTGTCCTCATCAATGGCGCGAGCAATTGAAAAAAATAATCCCCCCCGGATTGTTCTACTTGAACCAGTTTCAGGAAAGCTTTGACGGCCCGGGAGCGAAGAGAAGTACATCTTCcaacaaaaataaaaagtctACGGGCTCAAATAACCCGATAGCCAGACCTGGGGATCTTATGAGTTGCCTCCCTCCAAGCATGCGTGCAGAAAACCTGATGTGCTACATCGGCCACGAGGGTACCTATACACCAGCTCATCAGGAAATGTGTGCTAGCTTGGGCCAGAACATCATGGTGGAGGCGTCGGATGGTTCCACTGAATATGGCAAAGAAACGAAGCCGGGGTCGTCTATTTGGTTTATGACCGAGAGCAAAGATCGCCGCGTAGTCTCGGAATATTGGATGTCAACACTAGGACATGATATCGATATTGAGGATCATTTTGCGCAGATAAATGCGTGGAAGGCAGCGCCCTTCAAGACTTATGTTGTCGAGCAACGACCGGGCGACTTCATCCTCGTACCCCCTTTAGCAGCACACCAAGTGTGGAATCGAGGAACACGGACAATGAAAGTCGCTTGGAATCGTACAACTCCGGAAACCCTGGAGAAAGCGCTCACTGAGGCTCTTCCTCACGCCAGGATGGTTTGCCGAGACGAACAGTACAAGAACAAGGCGATAGTGTTCTATTCATTGGAGCATTACTCGGCAATCCTCCGCAAGGCAGATACAGTTGACAGTGGTGATTCGACAGTTAAGCAAATAATCAAAGATTTCGAGCACCTTTTTGGCCTCTTCACTGACATCATCTTGTCCGAGAGCTTCTCGGACCAACTACCCGAAGAGGATGTTGAATATGTTGCCTTTGACAGCAACATTACATGTTCATACTGCCGGGGTAATATTTTCAACAGGTTCCTAACTTGCCCGTCTTGTGTTGGACCAACAAAtacagacgaagaagacactTATGATATTTGCATGGAATGCTATGCGATGGGCAGAAGCTGTGCTTGCATAGCTAAGCTCAAATGGGTTGAGCAGTTCCCTTGGGATGAGCTTCAAGCCAAATACGAGACCTGGAGGCTGCAGATACTCGACATCAACTCTCAATCACGAGACACATTCGTGAGTCTCCCAGCGCAGAGGAGTcggctggagaagagaacaCTTGCAGAGGTTTGCCAGTTGGAACTCAGACGGCGGCCGTGGGTCGACATAAGTAAGCCGACTGTTCAGTCAGAACGgcttgaagagctggaaAGTGATTCGGAGCGACTTAATTCCGCGCGCAAACGGAGGAAAACTCGTCGAGTTGACACATTCCAGCAGACTGGAAATTGCCATATCTGCAGATATGCCGAGCCAAGGTGGAAGCTTGCCTCGTGTTCTAGCTGCCGGACGAACTACTGTTATGGCAGCTTGTTTAGGGCTTTCAATATAAAGCCGCAGGAGACGATGGAAGCATTCGAGTGGAAGTGCCCAAAGTGCCGCAAGATTTGTAGTTGTGCTGCCTGTCGTCGCGATCCCACGATGACGCCCTTTGAGCCGACATGCACATTATTGGGCCACGACACCCGAAAGATAGCCGACCCTCGAAGTGTGGAGAGCTTAGTGGATTTCCGACAATCCAACCTCaggtggttgaagaaggccggcgatgatgaggtcaAACGGCTGAAAAAGCACCAGAAAGAAGCTGACGACAAGCGTAACCAGTCAATGGTCGAGCATAGCATTCAGCTCGAGGAGGTGCCTCCAGTAACAGAGTATGCGCCTGACTATGGTGATATACCGGTAGATCCGGCCCTGGAAAGGCTTGACAGCTCGTTTATAAGTGCACCTGACCACTCTGGCCCGTGA
- a CDS encoding uncharacterized protein (COG:S;~EggNog:ENOG410PQAC;~TransMembrane:4 (i49-73o79-99i120-139o151-169i)), whose amino-acid sequence MATARLRRAFRYPDDSGDDEHSREELDEEEQERVIEQLKALNEKRNSEYSVVFAAIPLFSSFAFIASILSGSSSLSERFLSLLGALSLLVTAYIMKYLPLERPDPKGKRPMITPHAMASIRRYILPVNAAICVLLALVYASQPTTQSWLEIQPVTYLVPGAMFAAVLVARKVMLSVDLKALENLRYEYKGA is encoded by the exons ATGGCAACGGCAAGGCTTCGCAGAGCTTTTCGCTACCCTGATGATTCAGGTGATGACGAGCACAGTCGGGAGGAGCTAGACGAAGAAG AGCAGGAACGTGTGATAGAGCAACTGAAGGCACTAAATGAGAAACGGAACTCTGAATATagt GTCGTTTTTGCCGCCATCCCGCTATTTTCCAGCTTCGCTTTCATTGCTTCAATACTGTCGGGCTCCTCGAGCCTATCTGAACGATTTCTCTCTTTGCTCGGTGCCCTATCTCTACTAGTCACGGCCTATATCATGAAGTATCTTCCGCTTGAACGCCCGGATCCTAAGGGCAAGAGACCAATGATCACACCGCATGCTATGGCTAGCATCCGACGATACATCTTGCCTGTCAATGCTGCGATCTGCGTGCTTCTGGCCCTGGTCTACGCTTCGCAACCCACAACGCAATCCTGGCTGGAGATCCAGCCGGTTACCTACTTGGTTCCAGGAG CAATGTTTGCAGCTGTATTAGTCGCACGCAAGGTCATGCTCTCAGTTGACCTCAAAGCGCTTGAGAACCTCCGCTATGAGTACAAAGGAGCATAG
- a CDS encoding putative flavoprotein (COG:H;~EggNog:ENOG410PGN4;~InterPro:IPR036551,IPR003382;~PFAM:PF02441;~go_function: GO:0003824 - catalytic activity [Evidence IEA]) → MESSPAPFKAQHHIGDNKIHVLLAASGSVATIKLPNIAEALGRHSNISIRIIVTKSAAEFLKGQSHEQPLLEKLLELPGVDAIYRDEDEWRHSWTRGESILHIELRKWAHILLIAPLSANTMAKMTMGISDNLLLSVLRAWDTTGTVDANFKEKKPIVFVAPAMNTAMWFHPITAKQLAILNDEWGVNSRNEGWVSVLNPVDKSLACGDTGTGGMMEWKTIVDKVEQYLGIGKDDK, encoded by the coding sequence ATGGAATCCTCACCAGCTCCGTTCAAAGCCCAACACCACATTGGTGACAATAAAATCCATGTGCTCCTTGCAGCCAGTGGTTCGGTTGCAACGATTAAACTTCCCAATATCGCGGAAGCCCTTGGCCGCCATTCGAATATTTCTATCCGCATAATCGTTACAAAATCAGCGGCAGAATTTCTAAAGGGACAGAGTCACGAGCAACCATTGCTCGAAAAACTCCTCGAACTACCTGGCGTGGATGCTATTTACCGAGACGAGGATGAGTGGAGGCACTCTTGGACTCGTGGCGAGTCAATCCTACATATAGAGCTCAGAAAATGGGCACATATCCTACTTATCGCGCCTTTATCCGCCAACACCATGGCCAAAATGACCATGGGAATTTCAGataaccttcttctctctgttTTGCGAGCATGGGACACGACGGGAACGGTGGACGCCAATttcaaggaaaagaagcccATTGTGTTTGTCGCCCCCGCCATGAATACAGCAATGTGGTTTCATCCGATCACTGCCAAGCAACTGGCTATACTGAATGATGAATGGGGCGTAAACTCTCGCAACGAGGGCTGGGTATCTGTACTTAACCCGGTAGACAAATCTCTTGCTTGCGGCGATACAGGAACCGGGGGTatgatggaatggaagaccATAGTCGATAAGGTGGAGCAGTATTTAGGTATTGGCAAGGACGATAAATAA
- the MRPL9 gene encoding mitochondrial 54S ribosomal protein uL3m (BUSCO:EOG092642CB;~COG:J;~EggNog:ENOG410PJBS;~InterPro:IPR000597,IPR009000,IPR019927,IPR019926;~go_component: GO:0005840 - ribosome [Evidence IEA];~go_function: GO:0003735 - structural constituent of ribosome [Evidence IEA];~go_process: GO:0006412 - translation [Evidence IEA]) yields MPPRMPGKLSQLPLTTIWASQIPTTSLRGSQFSITSVRTFGIRSLNPPETSRFNVGHDLPVLKSTPTAALERKANTLPLRTGAITFKKGMTALYDPETGKRVPCTVLQLDRVEVVSHKTREKHGYYAVQLGAGWRRPSNLTKSLLGHFTANGISPKRHVYEFRVKDESGLLPVGQAVSADWFQEGQFVDARSNTKGKGFAGVMKRHGFGGQDRSHGVSLTHRSLGSAGPSQGGGSRVYPGKKMAGNMGNEQNTVQNLRILKVDAENGIVVVNGSVSGPKGCVVRIQDAIKKPWPEASPATAEASE; encoded by the exons ATGCCTCCCCGTATGCCCGGGAAGCTTTCCCAGCTTCCCCTGACGACAATCTGGGCGTCTCAAATCCCGACTACTTCCCTCCGCGGCAGCCAATTCTCCATCACCTCAGTCCGCACCTTCGGTATCCGGTCCTTGAACCCCCCCGAGACTTCGCGCTTCAACGTCGGCCATGACTTGCCCGTGCTGAAATCGACACCCACCGCCGCCCTCGAGCGCAAGGCAAACACCCTCCCCCTGCGGACCGGTGCCATCACCTTCAAGAAGGGCATGACCGCCCTGTATGACCCGGAGACCGGCAAACGTGTTCCCTGCACCGTGCTGCAGCTCGATCGAGTCGAGGTCGTATCGCACAAGACTCGCGAGAAGCATGGATACTATGCTGTTCAGCTGGGTGCTGGGTGGAGGCGTCCTAGTAACTTGACCAAGTCCCTGCTCGGCCATTTCACTGCCAATGGCATCTCGCCTAAGCGCCATGTCTATGAGTTCCGGGTTAAGGATGAGAGCGGGCTTTTGCCTGTTGGTCAGGCGGTCAGTGCGGACTGGTTCCAGGAGGGACAGTTCGTTGATGCGAGGTCTAATACGAAGGGTAAGGGCTTCGCGGGTGTTATGAAGAGACATGGTTTCGGTGGTCAGGATCGCAGTCACGGTGTTTCTTTGACGCATCGTTCGCTTGGTTCCGCTGGTCCTAGTCAAGGTGGTGGTTCTCGTGTTTACCCTGGAAAGAAGATGGCGGGTAACATGGGTAATGAGCAGAACACTGTTCAGAATCTGAGGATCCTGAAGGTGGATGCCGAGAATGGAATCGTCGTGGTCAATG GCTCCGTCAGTGGTCCCAAGGGCTGCGTTGTCCGGATACAGGATGCCATCAAGAAGCCGTGGCCGGAAGCTTCCCCTGCGACGGCTGAGGCTTCTGAATAA
- the GRX5 gene encoding monothiol glutaredoxin GRX5 (COG:O;~EggNog:ENOG410PNPZ;~InterPro:IPR004480,IPR036249,IPR002109,IPR033658;~PFAM:PF00462;~go_function: GO:0015035 - protein disulfide oxidoreductase activity [Evidence IEA]), whose product MFSRTLASSAFRPLFRQPQVLQPRFAGIQLPSTLYARYLSSETRSAIDKAVASAPVVLFMKGTPETPQCGFSRASIQILGLQGVDPKKFVAFNVLEDSELRQGIKEYSDWPTIPQLYLEKEFIGGCDILMSMHQNGELAKLLEEKGVLVAAD is encoded by the exons ATGTTTTCTAGGACTTTGGCCTCGTCG gCGTTTCGGCCACTTTTCCGACAGCCTCAAGTGTTGCAACCTAGATTCGCTGGCATTCAGCTGCCCTCTACCCTCTATGCCCGGTATCTGTCTTCGGAGACACGGTCAGCTATTGACAAAGCTGTCGCATCTGCACCCGTCGTTCTTTTCATGAAGGGCACGCCAGAGACGCCGCAGTGCGGTTTCTCTCGAGCCAGTATACAAATTTTGGGACTGCAGGGAGTGGATCCGAAGAAGTTTGTTGCATTCAATGTGTTGGAAGATTCAGAACTTCGTCAGG GTATCAAAGAGTATTCCGACTGGCCCACAATCCCGCAATTGTATCTGGAGAAGGAGTTCATCGGTGGCTGCGATATTCTGATGTCTATGCATCAGAATGGAGAACTTGCTAAATTGctcgaagagaagggggTCCTTGTGGCGGCCGACTAA
- the COQ2 gene encoding putative para-hydroxybenzoate-polyprenyltransferase Coq2 (COG:H;~EggNog:ENOG410PFPH;~InterPro:IPR039653,IPR000537;~PFAM:PF01040;~TransMembrane:5 (i42-65o85-108i129-148o154-172i184-203o);~go_component: GO:0016021 - integral component of membrane [Evidence IEA];~go_function: GO:0016765 - transferase activity, transferring alkyl or aryl (other than methyl) groups [Evidence IEA]), with protein sequence MIYGIETWIRMSNARNSAQSQEEQSLLVKRCCLQVPSYWQDLVFFFSFRINAFAVLGLTFSWGAIMGFPALGIDLLHNTAALETAAALYASCVTWTVLYDMIYAHMDIKDDVAAGIKSIALRHEKNTKAVLSALAAVQVPLLAAAGVAAGSGPIFFIGSCGSAAVTLGLMIWKVQLKNVQNCWWWFKNGCLLTGGGITLGMFLDYVAKTTGFNDPDEEPVSLES encoded by the exons ATGATCTATGGGATAGAAACTTGGATCCGCATGTCGAACGCACGAAATTCCGCCCAATCGCAAGAGGAGCAATCCCTCCTGGTAAAGCGGTGCTGTTTACAGGTACCCAGTTACTGGCAGGACttggtgttcttcttcagtTTCCGTATCAATGCCTTTG CTGTGTTGGGCCTTACGTTCTCATGGGGTGCGATTATGGGCTTCCCTGCGCTGGGTATCGATCTCCTCCATAATACCGCCGCACTGGaaactgctgctgcgcttTACGCTAGTTGTGTAACCTGGACGGTTCTGTATGACATGATATATGCGCATATGGACATTAAAGATGACGTTGCGGCTGGCATTAAGTCTATTGCCCTTCGTCATGAAAAGAACACAAAGGCTGTGCTTTCAGCTCTCGCCGCCGTCCAGGTGCCGTTACTCGCCGCTGCAGGTGTAGCAGCAGGAAGCGGGcctatcttcttcatcggcagTTGTGGCAGTGCAGCTGTCACCCTCGGTCTCATGATCTGGAAAGTTCAGTTAAAAAACGTACAGaattgctggtggtggtttaaGAATGGTTGCTTGCTCACCGGTGGAGGCATTACCCTGGGAATGTTCCTTGACTATGTCGCGAAAACCACTGGGTTTAATGATCCGGACGAGGAGCCGGTTTCCCTGGAGAGctga